AGGCGGGGTCGGTCAGCTTGGCCTTGCCGTCGGCGACCGCCTGGAGGGCGTCGGGGCCCAGCTCCCGGTAGAGGTAGCCGCTGACGAGGCGGGTGAGGGGCCAGCCGTCCTTGCCGTCCGCGGAGAACGGGGTGACATCGGCACTCTTGAACTTCGCGGCGGCGGCGACCAGTTCGTCGTAGGTGGCCGGAGTGGCGACATGGTGCTCGGCGAAGAGCGTCTTGTTGTACCAGATGCCCTCGATGTTGAACTGGTACGGCATCACGTTGAACTTGCCGTACAGGTTCTCGACGGTCTTGATCGCCGCCGGCTGGAGGTCGTCCCACACCCCGAGGTCCTTGAGCGTCTTCTCCAGGTCCAGGACCTGGCCCGCCTTGTCCAGGGTCTTGGTCAGCTGCGGTGTGCCGCCCGCCGCGAACTGCACCGGCAGGGCGTTCTGCCCGGCGAGAAGCTGCACCTTCTGGTCGACGTTGCCGATCGGCAGCGTCTGGATCTTCAACGGCAGAGCCTTGTTCTGCGACGCGCACGAGCCCTTGCTCAGGGTGGTGAGCTCCTGCTGCACGATGTGGTTGTCATCGTTGATGGTGAGGCTGAACTCCTTGGCGCCGCCGCTCGACGCGTTCGAACCGCTGCCGCAGGCACTCAGCAGAAGACCGGCGGAGGTGGCGGTTGCCAGGACAGCAAGGCTGCGGGGCTTGAGGGTGTGGTGCACGGGATGACTCCTCGCGGTGCACAGCGCATTGAAGCGCTTCAATGTTGCCCCGGAACCTACGGCCCGCTACGCGACCATGTCAAGGATGATTCGCCGGTATTTCCGAACCGCAATGTGCCCACCGCGTCAGGAATCGGGCGCGCCCGCGGACCGTCCCCCGCATCGGAGACGGGGGGGGGGACGGTCCGCGGACCGGGTGGGCGAATCAGCGCGGTGCGCTGGCCCGGACGATCAGCTCCGGTTCGAGCACGACGGTGGCGTGGCGGTGCTGCGCGCCCGAGGCCACCTCGTCCATCAGCAGCCGCATCGCTTCCTGCCCCATCGCCCGCCCCGGCAGGTCCACCGCGGTCAGGGGAACGGCGGCGGAACCGGCCGTCCGGTTGTTCTCGCACCCGATGATCGCGATCCGGTCGGGCACGCCGATGCCGGCCACCGTGTGGAGCTCGTGGATGATGCCGTTGGCCAGTTCGTCGGCGACGACGACGAGACCGTCCGGCAGGTCGTCGGGCCGGCGCCCGGCGAGAGCCCGGCCGACCTCGTGCCCGTGCGCCGTGGTCAGTCCTGCGCTGTCGATCTCCTCCAGCGTCACGCGTCCGCCGGCCTCCTCGACCGCCGCGCGTACCCCTCTGCGCCGGTCACGCACGGGCTGGTAGTCGTCGTGCGCGACCACGTACGCCAGCCTGGTGCGTCCCGTGTCGATGAGGTGGCGGGCCGCGAGATACCCCACGTGCTCGTTGTTGACGAGCACCGAGCAGCAAGTGCCCGGTTTCGGCGAGAAGTTGAGGAGCACGATCTGACGTCCGTGCGAGCGCATCCGGGCGATGCCGTCGGTGGAGTCCTCCATGGGGGCCAGCAGTACGCCGGTCACCCTGGCCTCGTCGAAGACGTCCAGGTAGTCGTTCTGGAGTCCCATGTCGCACGTCGTGTTCGCGAGCAGGAGGTTGAGGCCGGCCGCGCGGGCCGCCTCCTGCGCTCCGTGCGCCATGTCGATGAACAGCGAGTTCTCGATGTCCGCGAGCACCATGCCGACACTGTCGTTGGACCCCGAGGCCAGTGAGCGGGCCGCGTCGTTGCGCACGAAACCCAGCCGGCTTATGGCTTCGCGCACGCGCTGCGCCGTCACGGGGCTGACCTTGGCCGGATGGTTCAGGACGTTGGAGACCGTGCCGAGCGAGACGCCCGCCGCCTTCGCGACATCCTGCATGCTCGGACCGGCATGTCCATTTGCTCGTGGACCTGCGGCTGCCACGACGCTCCTCGGCTTCCGGTCTCATGCGAACTGGGCACGTCACTGACGGGGCCCAGCCGGTGTGAACAGACGCAGGATACACGCTCACGTTAAAGCGCTCCAATGACTCTCGCGCACACGCCCTGACACTTGGTGGCTGCGAGAGCATACGGCCAGGTCACGGCGTTTCGCTGATATGCCCCGCGAACTGCCGCGCTCCTCGGCGGTGTCTGCTCGACGGGCCCGGCCACAGGAGCGGCATCCGGCCCAGGACTTGCTGCGGCCTGCAGGATGACTGCGGGAACTCTTGACGTTCGGCCCGGAGAGTGCCAGCCTCACACCGCTGAAGCGATTGAAGCGTATCAATCCGCTCTTCGGCTCTGAATGCCGGCCCACGCGGCGAACTCCCCTCAGCCGTAGCGGCCATGCAAGGGCCTGGCCATGTGCTCCGGTTCTGCTCGGAGCACATGGCCAGGCCCCGTACAGGTAAGCCCCGCCCGCCGTCCTTCTCTCACCGCCGAGGCAGTCGCGACGTCATGACAACCGGCCCCGGCATCTCGCACCAGAACCGTCACCGACGTCTCCATCGCCGGTACGGACAGCCGCTGCCCGGGCGCCCCCACGCCCGGGCGGCGGTGAAGGGGCAGGGACGCACGGGGTCCGCGTCGGGTCCGCGTCGGGATGGGGACGTCCGTGAACCGGCGGCGGAACACCGGCCAAGCGGTCGCACCCATGCCTGAGCGACACAAAGGAGTCTCGTATGACCAGCCATGACGCCGGAGGCGCATACCCCGAAGTCCGTAGACGTCGTGTCTCTCCCACCCTTGCCGCGATCCTGGCCGCCCTCGTGGCAGTCATAGGGCTGGTCACCGCCGGCCAGGCGAAGGCACTCAGCGGTGACATCCGGATGCACGACCCGAGTGTCATCAAGGTGGGGCACTGTCACTACGGCTTCTCCACCGGGTTCGAGAACGACCCCCTCAATCCCAGCGGGTCCATCACCATCCGCAAGACGTGCGCCCGCACCGCGGCGACCGGCTGGACGAAGGTGGGCAACGTCTGGGAGACGACGCCGTCGTGGATCACCAGCAAGCTCGGCGCGACCCCGCCGAACATCTGGGCCCCCGACATCGCGTACTTCAACGGCAAGTACCACCTGTACTACGCCGGTTCACGATGGGGCACGAACTACGCGGTGATGGGCCTGGCCACCGCCAAGCACATCGAGGGCCCGTGGACCGACCAGGGCATGGTCACGGACGTCAACTACCCCATCGACCCCAACGTCGAGAAGGGTTCCCACGGCCGGCTGTACATCTCCTGGGGCTCCTGGACCGGCAGCGGCACGTACATGCACGTCCTGGACCCTCGCACCGGCAAGTTGTCCACCGCTGACAACGACCTCCGGCACATCGCCATCAACATCGAGAACCCGACGATCATCCACAACGGCGGCTACTACTACCTCTTCGGTTCGAAGGGCGGGTGCTGCAACGGGGTCAACAGCACCTACTACACCGTGGTCGGACGGTCCACCAGCATCACCGGCCCCTACCTGGACCAGAGCGGCACCGACATGGCTTCCAACGGCGGAACCACCGTCCTCACCGGCGCCTATCCCAGGGTGGCCGCGGGTGGCGCCGACGCCTTCGAAGACGGCAAGTCCGACTTCCTCGCCTACCACTACTACGACGGCGACAACTCCGGACAGGAGACCCTCGACATCCGTCGGGTGACCTTCGCGGGCGGCTGGCCCGTCATCGCCGGCCCACTCGGTGCCGCCAACAACCACCTGCTGAACGCCGACAGCGGCAAGTGCGCGGACGTCTGGTACCTCAGCACTGCGGACGAGGCATCGGTCAACTCCGGCTACTGCAACTCCGGCGCCAACCAGCAGTGGGTGTCGACCCCGGTGGGTCACGACTACGAACTGGTCAACGTCAACAGCGGCAAGTGCCTCCAGATCTCCGGCGCCTCCACCGCCGACGGCGCGGCGGTCGTCCAGTCGACGTGCACCGGCGCCTCGCACCAGCTGTGGCGGAGGACCCCGGTGATCGGCGGCTACGTCACCTTCACCAACGTCCACAGCGGTAAGTGCCTGGAGGTCGCCGGGGCATCCGGCGACAACGGCGCGGCCCTGGACCAGTCGACCTGCGCCTCCAGCGCGAACTACCAGTGGATGGTCGTCTGACAGTCCCAGCGGGGTTCCGCTGTCAGCTGCCCCCTGGTGGTCAGGCGTCGGCACATGCCCTGCGGCCGTTTGCGCAGAGGAGCATGCGACGACGCTTGAGCACCGGGGGTGCTGGACGGTCCCGACGTCCTGACGCCGTGAAACCCGAGGTCGGACCGGCAGGTGGAACTGCTGGTTCCGGCGGCGGTAGTGCTCACCTGCCGGCGGCTACGGCACCGAGCATTCCCCGGCTCCGTAGCTCCCATTAGGCGGTACGCCGGGTTCAGTCCCGAGGCGCGACGGCTTCGAACGCATGGTGGAGCCCGGAGCAGTCAGTCGGCCAGAGTCGCTGGACGAATGGCAGCGGGCCCAAAGCGTCGCCGGGCTCGGTCGGCGGCGGCTTCGGCTGCGCGGGCGCGATCGTCGCCGGGGTCCAGGGAGAGCTGGCGGTAGGCACTGTCGGCCGGCAGCAGGGCATCGGCGCGGATCACGAAGGCGCGGACTCTCGCCCGCTGGAGCCCGAGGGCGTTCAGCAGACCCAGGGCAGCCGTCACGAGCACGGACGAGTGGTCGGTGGGCTCCGGCAGGGCGCGTGTGCGCGTGGTCGAGCTGCCGTCGGCGTACCGCACGGTGAGGGTGAGCCGACTGGTGATCTGGCGTTCGCCGCGCAGGCGTTGGCCGATCTGGTCGGCGAGTCCCAGAACTGCCCGGTGATGCTGCGCCGGGTCGAGGCAGTCCCGCTCCAACGCCAGGTCGGCGACCAGATGTGCCGCCGGTTCCGACGGCGCGACCGGACGGGGGTCATGTCCGCGGGCGCGCTCGGCCAGCAGACGGGCGGGACCTGCGCCGAGCAGTCGCGGCAGGGTTCCGGCGGGCAGGTCGACGACCTGGCCGATGGTGTGCAGTCCGTATTTGCCGAGCGCCTCCGATGTGGTGCGGCCGATCCCGGGCAGCGCGGTGACCGGCCGCGGATACAGCCAGTCGGCCGCCTGCCCGGCGGGGATCCAGGTGGTGTCTCCCGGCGCGGACGCGTCGGCCGCCATGGCCGCCAGCATGCGGTTTCCTGCGAGCCCGGCGCTGCTGTCGATGTCGTACAGCGCCTTCAGACGGAGCTTCGCCAGCTGGACGACGTCATAGGGGGACAGCTCGAAGTACCGGAGCGCCGACGTCAGATCGAGCTGGACGGCATTGGGCGGGACGGTCTGGACGTGGGGCGTGACACCGGACATCAGTTCGATTATATCGGCGTATCGATCCTCGGTCAGCGCTGCGTGCAGGTGGAGGTGGGCGATGTACCGCCGGCGTGTGGTCATCCTGCGCTCCCCGGGTTCACCAGACGCCTCACGCTGTCTCGCCACCGCGTCAGAGTCAGAGCTTTGATGCCGGGCTCGCCGACGCAGAGGAATCGGGCACAGACGCTTCATGGCATGCCGCCCGTCTCCAGCTGCAGGATGAGTGAGTCCACCCTTCCCGCGAACAATATATCGAACTGAATTCGAACACCGCGACTCTCGTCAGGTAGCGGCTCTTCTTTGATGAGCCTGGGTGAGCCGCTCCTCTGTCATCGCCGCTGTTGTGTTGCGTGGCAGCGATTGCCGATCGTGCGGAGGGCATCGAGGAGTTCGGCTGGACCGTCGACTTCGAAGTCGACGTCGATGACGAGAATGTGTGCGCCGAGCACGTGCGGAGTCTCCGCCGACGTGGACGAGACAGGTGTGGTCGGTCAACGGCGGCGCGATGCTCCGCGAGTAACAACCGGAAACATTCGGCGGGCTTCCCGCCCCCACCACACAGCCGGACGGCGCCACGGGACATCGGCACGGCCGTCCGACGTCGGTGCGCCAGGTGACCGCGGGGCGGACGGGATTCTGCGGCGGGTGATGCCCGCGGCCTTCCGGTCGGGGGCCGAGGCCGCATCTCCTACCCTCACTGGAACGAGCACGGACCCGTGATCGGCGGACGTCATACGCAACCCGCCGGGCTGCCCCACTCGCCGCTGCGGCGCCACCCCGGGCGGGACCCGCGGAGTGGAGCAATCTCCAGGGGATCGCCTCCAGCCCTGCTGTGGGGGTCCGTGCGGTGAGGGGTACTGACAGGGACCCCCACTGATCGCTTTGTTTTCCTACGCTGGGTTCCATGGACAATCGGGCCGAAGTCAGCGCATTCCTCAAGTCCCGCCGCGCCAAGATCACGCCGGAGCAGGCGGGCATGCCGGTGTACGGGCAGCGGCGGGTGCCCGGGCTGCGCCGCGGTGAGGTCGCGATGCTGGCCGGGATGAGCGTCGAGTACTACACGCGCCTGGAGCGCGGCAACCTCACCGGGGTCTCCGACAGCGTCCTGGACGCCCTCGCCCAGGCGCTGCGGCTGGACGACACCGAGCGGGATCACCTCTACGCCCTGGCCCGGGCGGCCAACACCAGTGCGGCCCGGGTCCGGCGCCGCCCGAAGAAGGCCATCGTGCGGCCCAGCGTGCTGCGCATCGTCGAGGCCCTGCACGACCAGCCGGCGTACGTGCGCAACAACCGCATGGACATCTTGGCGGCCAACCCGCTCGCCCGCGCTTTGTTCAGCGAGGTGTTCGAGGTGGAGCCGGTCAACACCTGCCGGTTCGTCTTCCTCGACCCCCGCGCCACCCGGCTGTTCCCCGACTGGGAACGCGTGGCCCGCGACGGGGTCGGGGTGCTGCGGGTCGAGGTCGCCAAGAACCCCTACGACCGGGAGCTGTCGAACCTGATCGGTGAGCTGTCCACCCGTAGCGACGCCTTCCGCACCCTGTGGGGCGCGCACGACGTGCACGTCTTCACCGAGGGAACCAAGCGGTTCCACCACCCGGCGGTCGGTGAGATGGAACTGGTCCACGAAAGCCTGGACCTGCCCGGAGAACAGGGGCTGTCCATCACCGTGTACAGCGCCGACCCCGGCACCCCGGCCGCTGACGCCCTGAAGCTTCTGGCCAGCTGGGCCGCGAGCCAGAACCGGGACGCGGCCGCCTCCGAGGCCGACACCGAGCACTGACCCCGGTCGGCATCTGCGGGACTCCCCGCCCCGGCACCGCCCCTAGGCCGTTCGGCCCGCTGCATCTCACGCCCGTCGCACCCGGCGTCACGTCAGCTCCGGCTGTTGAGCGAGAGTTCAAGACAGGAGGCGCAGCGGGTGTAAAAGCCCCGCACCGTGCGGGTGCGGGGCGGGAAGGCGCGGCCGTACCCTTCGAGAGTTCGGCGGACGGCTCAGAATTCGTAGTCGGCGATGATCCACGTGGCGATCTCGCGCCACAGCGCCACGCCCGCCTGGTGGTCCGGGTGCTCGAAGTACGTGTGCAGCGCGTCCGCGTCGTCGAACGCGAAGTTGGCCGCGAAGTCGTAGGCGATGGGGCGGTCGGTGAAGTTCCAGCCGAGCTCGCAGGAGCGGATCTCCTTGATGCTGCCGTCGAGCGCGCGGAGGGCGTCCACACCCTTCATGACCCGCGGGTCATCGCGCTCGACGCCCTCGTTGAGCTTGAAGAGGATCAGGTGGCGGATCATATGAGCTCCAGGAGGGGCGTAAGGGGTGGGGGCTACTCAGCCTGGTCAGCGAGCCAGGTGAAGACGTTGCCGACGGACTGAGCCGGGTTCGAGATGCCCTCGAACCCTGTCTGGACGTAGCCGGTGGCGTTTCCCGGGTCCGTGACATCACGGACAGCACGAAGACCACGGACTGGACGCGTTGGAGGTTGAGGGCCGCGCCGTCTTTGCGGCCCACCTGGTCGACGCGAGCGCGGGCGGCCTGGAGACGGCGACCGCAGGCTGCGCGGACTTCGAGCGCAACTACTTGTACCCGACCGCGCCTGCGCCGGCGCCCTCGTCGACTGGGCCAAGACCTGTCTCAACCTCACGGTCAAAACCGCGAGCAGGTCCAAGGGCTCGCAGGACTTCGTGGTCGCTACTCGCGGAGCATCGCACCGCCGTTGACCGACCAGACCTGCCCGTTGATCCACTCGCCGTCGTCGGACAGGAGGAACGCCACGATGCCGGCCAGGTCTTCCGGCTTGCCGAAGCGGGGGCTGGGAAGCGTCATGCGGGTGAATTCCAGCGCCTCCGGGCTCAGAGCCATCGTCTGCGCGGATTCGGTCAGGACGATTCCGGGAGACACGCAGTTGCAGCGGATGCCCTGCTTGCCCCAGCGGGAGGCGATGTGCCGGGTGAGTGCGTTGATCCCCGCCTTGCTCGTCTGGTACGCCGCGCGCTGATGGTCGCCCACGTGCGCCGCGAGGGAGGAGGTGTTGACGATGGCACCACTGCCCTGTTCCAGCAGGAGGGGAAGGACTGCGCGGCTGGTGAGCGCGAAGCCGATCAGGTTCACTTCCAGCGTGCGCCGCCATACCGCCGGGTCCATGTCGAGCAGATCGCCGTCACGGCCCAAGGTCTCCGCCGAGACGTCGGCGGCGACGTTGTAGAGGCCGTCGACGCCTCCGAGTTGGGAGACGGCGGTGTCGACGAGCGCACGAACCGAACGCTCATCGGCGAGATCGAACTCGACGGCGAAAGCCGTTGCGCCCGTACTGGTGATGCGCTTGGCGGTGGCCTCGGCCGCGTCGATGTTGACGTCACCGACCACGACCGCCGCGCCCTCGGCCGCGAGCCGCTCGGCCGTGGCCGCGCCGATCCCGGACGCCCCTCCGGCGACGACGATGCGCTTTGTGTTGAGTCCCTGCATTGCACTACTCCTTGTCTGTTTCGGCGCCGCAGCGATCGTCTGCCGGTAACGCCTCGTGGCGGATTTGCGGGTCTGATGTCGACCCGCCATCTCGAACTGGGGACCGTCGTCCGCGCTCTCACCCCTTGCGGGTGGAACGCGGCGGGGCAGATCAGTCCTGCGGTACCAAGGGCTGCCTCCTCCAGTCCCCCGGGAGCCTCGGTCAGCAGTACGACGAGGTCTCCCTCTTCCCGGTGATCAAAGACGTCGGGGCGATCAGGGCGCACTGCCCGGCGCCCACGCACTTGGGTTCGTCCACGGTGAGCTTCATGGGGGTTCGTCATTCGACCGGAAGCTCTACTTCAGATAACACGATATCCGACACTCGTTGGAAAACCAACATCTGTCGGTTAGGTAAAGTGTGGGCCATGACCACGTCCCGACGGAACGCGCCGGCAGGCGACCGCCGCGTACGGCGTACTCACGCAGCCCTGCAGGGAGCACTGATCAAGCTCGTCGAGGAGCAGGACCTGGGGCAGATCAGCGTCGCGGACGTGGCGGAACAGGCCGGGGTGAACCGCACGACCTTCTACGACCACTACCGGGATGTGCACGAACTGGCCGAGGCCGCCTGCACCACGACGATCGACACCCTCATCGAGTCCCTCCCCGCCCTCGACCCCGCGCTGGCGGCCCCGGATGCGGAACCCGCCCGATCACTCGTCGCGTTCTTCGAGAACCTCGCCGAACACGCCGGCCTCTACCGCAGCCTCCTGGGACCACAGGGCAGCGCCCGCGTCATCGACCACATCCGCAGCCGAATCTGCTCCAGCGTCCACGTCACGGTGCGCCTCAACGCCGGCGCTGCGCCGGACAGCGTCTCGACGACCGACATCCCTCACGACGTACCCGCCGCATTCACCGCCGGGGCACTCCTCGGCGTGGCCACCGACTGGCTCCAACGCGACAGCCCCCGCACACCGAACGAGATGGCCGAACTGACCTGGCAGCTCCTCGTCACCCACCACTCCCCCGACGCCCGGCGTGGCACAACATGAGGTGATCCTGCGGCTCGCGAGCCTCGAGAAGAATCGCCCGCGAACGACGATCAAGACCGCAGTCGACAGCGCGAAGGGCTGGAGGAGACGCTGGGCGGCGGGGATCGACGGACATGCGGCTGGGAGGAAACCACCTTCGCCCAGCTCTACACGCCCCGCGCCGCCGTCGCGTCCGTGCCGCACGGAAGTCACCGCAGGCCGGGGGCGGACAGCATTCCGAATCCCGCACCCAGGCC
This is a stretch of genomic DNA from Streptomyces sp. NBC_00285. It encodes these proteins:
- a CDS encoding ABC transporter substrate-binding protein, producing MHHTLKPRSLAVLATATSAGLLLSACGSGSNASSGGAKEFSLTINDDNHIVQQELTTLSKGSCASQNKALPLKIQTLPIGNVDQKVQLLAGQNALPVQFAAGGTPQLTKTLDKAGQVLDLEKTLKDLGVWDDLQPAAIKTVENLYGKFNVMPYQFNIEGIWYNKTLFAEHHVATPATYDELVAAAAKFKSADVTPFSADGKDGWPLTRLVSGYLYRELGPDALQAVADGKAKLTDPAYVKAAQAIADLGKAGYFGKGVGSIDYDTAVQQFLTGKAAMFYMGSWALGDFNDKTKNKIGAANVGFMPFPTVAGGKGSADQIPANVGLPVAVSAKSYNAEVGDWLSCITKNYGAASLKDQGTVSGFKPGGDTGTLPPLTQTVQDTITKTKTSTLWFEALFNTKATETSQTNAAPLVTGSLSAKDFMQKIQTDLDNG
- a CDS encoding LacI family DNA-binding transcriptional regulator translates to MQDVAKAAGVSLGTVSNVLNHPAKVSPVTAQRVREAISRLGFVRNDAARSLASGSNDSVGMVLADIENSLFIDMAHGAQEAARAAGLNLLLANTTCDMGLQNDYLDVFDEARVTGVLLAPMEDSTDGIARMRSHGRQIVLLNFSPKPGTCCSVLVNNEHVGYLAARHLIDTGRTRLAYVVAHDDYQPVRDRRRGVRAAVEEAGGRVTLEEIDSAGLTTAHGHEVGRALAGRRPDDLPDGLVVVADELANGIIHELHTVAGIGVPDRIAIIGCENNRTAGSAAVPLTAVDLPGRAMGQEAMRLLMDEVASGAQHRHATVVLEPELIVRASAPR
- a CDS encoding family 43 glycosylhydrolase, which translates into the protein MTSHDAGGAYPEVRRRRVSPTLAAILAALVAVIGLVTAGQAKALSGDIRMHDPSVIKVGHCHYGFSTGFENDPLNPSGSITIRKTCARTAATGWTKVGNVWETTPSWITSKLGATPPNIWAPDIAYFNGKYHLYYAGSRWGTNYAVMGLATAKHIEGPWTDQGMVTDVNYPIDPNVEKGSHGRLYISWGSWTGSGTYMHVLDPRTGKLSTADNDLRHIAINIENPTIIHNGGYYYLFGSKGGCCNGVNSTYYTVVGRSTSITGPYLDQSGTDMASNGGTTVLTGAYPRVAAGGADAFEDGKSDFLAYHYYDGDNSGQETLDIRRVTFAGGWPVIAGPLGAANNHLLNADSGKCADVWYLSTADEASVNSGYCNSGANQQWVSTPVGHDYELVNVNSGKCLQISGASTADGAAVVQSTCTGASHQLWRRTPVIGGYVTFTNVHSGKCLEVAGASGDNGAALDQSTCASSANYQWMVV
- a CDS encoding DNA polymerase Y family protein; amino-acid sequence: MTTRRRYIAHLHLHAALTEDRYADIIELMSGVTPHVQTVPPNAVQLDLTSALRYFELSPYDVVQLAKLRLKALYDIDSSAGLAGNRMLAAMAADASAPGDTTWIPAGQAADWLYPRPVTALPGIGRTTSEALGKYGLHTIGQVVDLPAGTLPRLLGAGPARLLAERARGHDPRPVAPSEPAAHLVADLALERDCLDPAQHHRAVLGLADQIGQRLRGERQITSRLTLTVRYADGSSTTRTRALPEPTDHSSVLVTAALGLLNALGLQRARVRAFVIRADALLPADSAYRQLSLDPGDDRARAAEAAADRARRRFGPAAIRPATLAD
- a CDS encoding helix-turn-helix transcriptional regulator — translated: MDNRAEVSAFLKSRRAKITPEQAGMPVYGQRRVPGLRRGEVAMLAGMSVEYYTRLERGNLTGVSDSVLDALAQALRLDDTERDHLYALARAANTSAARVRRRPKKAIVRPSVLRIVEALHDQPAYVRNNRMDILAANPLARALFSEVFEVEPVNTCRFVFLDPRATRLFPDWERVARDGVGVLRVEVAKNPYDRELSNLIGELSTRSDAFRTLWGAHDVHVFTEGTKRFHHPAVGEMELVHESLDLPGEQGLSITVYSADPGTPAADALKLLASWAASQNRDAAASEADTEH
- a CDS encoding Dabb family protein; amino-acid sequence: MIRHLILFKLNEGVERDDPRVMKGVDALRALDGSIKEIRSCELGWNFTDRPIAYDFAANFAFDDADALHTYFEHPDHQAGVALWREIATWIIADYEF
- a CDS encoding SDR family NAD(P)-dependent oxidoreductase translates to MQGLNTKRIVVAGGASGIGAATAERLAAEGAAVVVGDVNIDAAEATAKRITSTGATAFAVEFDLADERSVRALVDTAVSQLGGVDGLYNVAADVSAETLGRDGDLLDMDPAVWRRTLEVNLIGFALTSRAVLPLLLEQGSGAIVNTSSLAAHVGDHQRAAYQTSKAGINALTRHIASRWGKQGIRCNCVSPGIVLTESAQTMALSPEALEFTRMTLPSPRFGKPEDLAGIVAFLLSDDGEWINGQVWSVNGGAMLRE
- a CDS encoding ferredoxin, coding for MKLTVDEPKCVGAGQCALIAPTSLITGKRETSSYC
- a CDS encoding TetR/AcrR family transcriptional regulator is translated as MTTSRRNAPAGDRRVRRTHAALQGALIKLVEEQDLGQISVADVAEQAGVNRTTFYDHYRDVHELAEAACTTTIDTLIESLPALDPALAAPDAEPARSLVAFFENLAEHAGLYRSLLGPQGSARVIDHIRSRICSSVHVTVRLNAGAAPDSVSTTDIPHDVPAAFTAGALLGVATDWLQRDSPRTPNEMAELTWQLLVTHHSPDARRGTT